TTGCTTATTTTATTACGGGATAATAAAATACTTTTTCGTCAGGCTCATGGCCGGAACAGGGAATGCACACATGTTTTCCATCTTTCACTCTCAAATAGCGTTCAAACACATATTCCCCGCAAACTTCACATTTTGCTTTTGCAAAAGAGCCTTTCACAGGTTTATAGGTGAATTCGGGAAGTGTTTTAACTTCAAACAACTCCTCATCTGAAGCGTTAAGAACTATGTTAATTATATCCCAACAAACCTCATCGGGAATTTGCGATGGTTCAATGCCTTGTTTGCGATATTTAAAGAACTCATGGGGTGCCAGGTTATCCTGAAATTCATTTTTCAGATAGATTCTTACGGCACCCTTTATTCCGGGGTACCAGAAAGTGGCTGCAATTTTTCCATAAAAAAGTTTATCTATCATGCTTTTGCCAAAAGTGGCTCCGGTAGCTATCATCAATCCGTCCTGCATGCAGGTTTGCGGATGACCAACACCCATTTCTGAAAAAATGTGCATTTCATGGTCGAAACTACGTTCCACGCCTAACTTTTTCAAAGCGAGGCTTCCCATGCGGAAACCAATGGGCATAAATGGACAATGATGCCCATGAAATTCGAATGCCCAATCCGGAATTTGAATGTTTGAATTTTTCATTTTTAGTAATTTAGTATTTCGTAAAATTATGAAATTTAAGGTAAAAAAATTATTGTTCAAATAAATCAGAAAACATGGTTTTGGCTATCGCCCAGTTTTCCCTGTTAATGCAATATTTAATGAAAGGTTTTTTAACATGGCCCTGAATCAATCCGGCATGTTTCAACTCCTTGAGGTGTTGCGAAAGACCGCTACGCCCGATTTGAAGTTCTTCGGCAATATCTCCACTGTAACAGCAGGCATTCATTCCCGAAAGTTTTTTCAGAATATAAACCCTTACAGGATGGCTCATGGCTTTGGCAAACTCAGCAATCTTTACAACATCTTCCGTTAATTCTTTAGTTTGAGTCATTTTTCAGTATTTAATTATTTCGCAAAATTATGAAATACTTTTAGTACCTACCAAATTTTTTTTAAAAAATTAATTAACCGCAACATCGTTGTGTTTTCTGAACCGGAGGACAGGGTACATCTCCGTAAGAGCAAAAAACACAACAATCGCCTGGTTTTGGCTTTAAAAGTGATTTGCAGGCCGGGCATTCATAGAAATACTGGCAGAAATCGTCTGCCATTTTCAAGGTTTCACCATGACCGCAAAACGGGCAAATTATTGTTGAAAAATAATTGATTTTCATTCTATTGCATTTTTAAGCCAATGATATAATGTTGATTTTGTTGGTATTTTACCCTGAACAAGGACTTTACCGTTCACCACCAGGCCCGGAGTCAACCAGATACCATATTTTTCAAATTCTTCATAGGAACTGATTTTTTCGATGTCAGCCGCCCATTTGTTTTCAGCTACCACTTCATTGCATAACTTTTCGAGTTTAATACAGTTGACACAGCCGGTTCCCGGGACTTTTATTTCATGCATAACTTTTCAGATTTTGTCTTCGGAAAGTAAAGCTAATGTATTTGCCACAGTATCGTTTACCACAGCCTGCTTCATATAACGTGCTACCATGATGGCTTCAGTAATTTCCTGGTTGGTAACGCCTGCCTCTTTTGCCTGCTTTACCCACATTCTCACACAGGTATCCGAGTTTAAAACGGCTGCAGCAGCAATTCCTGCCAGCAATTTGTACTTTTTGGGAACCGCCTGATATTTTTCATTTTCAAACAGCAATGCTTTTGCATCCATTTGATTCTTTGCAAATTCAGGAGCAAATTCCTTTAATAGCTCCATGGGTGATTTTCTGTTTTCCATAACGAATCATTTTAAGATTAAATTGTGAATAAAAGCTGTAAGGCCATCCATGAAGCATTTTCAGGAGGCTTATTGTTAATATTTTTAATTTCTTTTGGCCAAAAATAGCCGAATACTGCAACAAACTGCCAATGTTTAAAAGCCTGCCAACGGATAAAAGTGTTAAACTCATCGCCCAGATGATGCTTCCCATCCTGTAAAATCATTGTATTAAGCACTTTAACATCATCGGGTACGGGAATATAAAACCAGTTATACTTTATTTCCACCCACATTTTCTTAACCGGAAAAAGTTCAAGCACAAATTCCCTGTCGTCCAGGTTCGACCACTGCATAATATTCATCCAGCCGTAGTATTTATCACTGGCACCAAAGGCTGGTTCAAAAGTCCTGATTTTTGAATCCGTTTTTTTTCCCCCTGAAGCGTAAGATTCTCTGATACTGATAATTGGTTTTGCCCATAAATCATGGAACTGATAACCGAGCTTGGCAAACAGTCCGTATGCATCTATTGTTTTTCCGTTATCATTACCAAACGCTTTTGCAAGGGTAAAATCCCAAATCAGTGCACTTGAATCGGGGTTAACTGCTCTGAATCCCAGCCAATTCCTAAAAATATCCTGATCTTTGATATAATCGGCAGATCCCTGGGTTTTAAGAGCATAAAAGGGTTCGAAATAAAGCAATTTTTTTATGGGGAAATGGCCATAAATGCCACCTCCCCAAAACTCGGTTTGGGTAAAAGGCAGAGATAATTTTTCAGGGTCATGAATTTTGGTTCCTCCGGCAAAAATATCCAACGTTTTTTTATCTTTTTTCCAACTGATTTTCAATGCATCCCATGTCCAGCGGCCAGTATTTCCCCAATCACCAGGACCGAAGATATGATGGTCGCCATAAAAGATTTTTTGCCTGCCCAGTTTAGAAGTTGTATTCGGCAGTATTTTCCTGTATTCTATGAAGAGATCATAAATTTCGAAGAACTCTTCACCGGGATTCATTTTGTAATAAGGTGTTGTGGTTCCGGCTTTCTTAACCTTGAATAAATCAGGATATTCGCTGTTGCGCAGCGACCACCCGAACGCCCTTGAATCCTGCAGATGTGCTGCTGCCGTTATTTTTTTCGTAAAATCAACAGTAACACCTGGAATAATTCGTTGATACAGCAGTTTATCATCCAGTTTTCCAATAGCGTTAATGCTATTATCCCCATAATTTTTAGCATTCATTCCATCCCAAAGCTCAAAGCGGTATCGCACCGAAAGGTCAAATTTTACCTTGATGCTGTCTTTCTGCCCATAGGAAAATCCAATTGACAAAAAGATAATACCCAATATTATGAGGACTTTTTGTTTCATTCTTACGAATCCTGTCCGCTACTTAATTTTTCAAACTGCATCCTGACGAAATAAAAGATAGCAACCATTCCTGTCAACACAATGGTAACATCGAACAAGGTGTAAGCAATTTTTACAATATCTTCGATGGCTTCAAATTTAATCAGCATGAAAAATCCTGAGATGGCAGTGATGATTAGTAAAGTGAGTAGTATTTTAGCTGTGTTTCCTTTGACTTCTCCTGTTTTTTTCAGCTTTAGAAAAACGAAAATACCTGTTAAAAAGGCTATCATACTGAAAGGGAAGTGGTTTTTATCGAACCATAGTCTTTCGGGAAGGATGTAGGAATTGAGATCGGGTTTCAGGTAAATCAATAAAAAGGCAGCCGACATCAAAACATAAATAACCCAAAGCCCTGATTGATTTATCTTAAGATATTCATATTTCGCATTAAGAGACAATAACACCGAAAGCAGGATAAGTAAAATCAGATATAAAATTACCGGTATTTCGATGGTTTTGATATACTGTTCTCTGATGGCTGAAAGAAAAACAAAAAATCCATTCATTCCCAGTCGTTTATACTGTGGTTCAGTAACCGGCTTACCATCTTCACCAAAGGGATATTTTACCACCTGAGCATAAAACATGTTTGAGTTGAGAGAATGGCATTCCACACAGCCTTTTGCACCCAGACCTGCTTTTGCGGGAAAGACATCATGGCTGTACTTGTAAACCGAAGCATAGGGTGAGGATTCATACTCCTCCTTTTCAAGCATTTTAAACTCTTTGCTGTTAAAATACATCTTATCGTTGTTCACCCAAACGATTTGCCTCCCTTTCAGGTCATAGCCCTTTTGGGTGAGATAACCGGTTACGGATTTAATAAAAGCATCAATCTCTTCGGGACGGTTAACTTCGGGAATGCTATCATGATTATCGTCTTTTATAACCGACAATTCCGGATATTTTGTTTTGTCCTGCTTATGAGCTACCCACATATCGTAAATGTCTTTCATTTTGGGCTGGTTTAAGCCTTTTTTGCCTTCGGTATATATTCCGGGCCAGGCGCTGTGAACAGGATTTACCGGGAAAATCTGCTCCTTGTATTCAGCATATTGTGGAAAAAATGGATCTGTGGGCTGGTCTTTGGCCGTGAACATTTCCAGTTCACCATAATGGTTCCAGTAATTCATATTCTGGTCGTAGAATGTCCAGATGTATTTTGTCGGAGGTTTAATTTTAGTTCCCGTATTATAGACATCACTTACCTGAACCAGTGCCGATTTTACTTTTCGTTCCGGAATATGGCATGCCTGACAGGAAAGTTCTTCAAGATGGAAGGAAGGGAGCCATGAATGTTTGGCTATCGGGGCATTCAGGTAGCCGGTCAGGTGGCAGTCATTACAGGTACGCATGGTGTTATCGAGGTCATTGCGAACCATCCCCGAAGGGTCATCACCCTTACCGAACTGGTGAACCTCCTTGCCTTTGATTTTATCGGAAACAGCCATACTGCCTGATGCATGGCAATCAACACATTTAAGACCTTTTGCGATATGCACATCAGTATTTGCAGTAAAAGAAGCTCCTCTTTTCTTCCATTGAGGTTTGGAATGGCAGTTTAGGCAGGTTTCATTTCTGGGTTCACGCACCAGATGTAAGGATACTTTTCCGTCCTTGTCAAATTTATTAACATCATAAACAACTTTCACATCTACAGAATCTTTTACGGAACCTTCCACTTTGGCGAGGCCGCTTCCGGCAGTAGCCATCCACCGGAAATTCCAGTTAAGCAGATGTTTGTTTCGTTCTTTGAAATCGTATTCGGGCAGATGGCACAGTTCACAATCGGCTTCAGCAACCCCGCTTCGGTTCCAGTGTGCCTTGTAATAATCGCCATCGAAATTATTATCTCCTCCGGCTACGTATCCCAGTCTTTCCATTTCCTTGTCGTAGCGTTTTCCGTTCCGGTCAAATTCAAAAGGCCCACCACCCGGATGACAGGTGCCACAACCATTGGTAATAAAAGTAAAAGAGGTCATGTCCATCTCCTTTGCCGATTTATTTTCCTTTGGTGAAAGATAGTTGTACAGAGGTGCCGGTGAACACCAGTTGCCTCCGTAGTTGCCAGGATGCGAAACCCATTGATAGCGGTCGGCATAGGTACCGCCTGCTTTTTCATCAGCACCCTGCTGAAAATGAAAACCTTGCGTTATTTTATCGTAATCATGGCATTTCCCGCAGGTTTGCCTGGGAGAGTAGGGTTTATCAGCATTTTTACCGGTAACAGGATTTATCGTATCCCCATCTTCCGTAAAAAGATAAAATGGCGGACAGACACCTGATTTGGTGATTACATTTCTGTTAACATTCAATGTTCTGCGATCAGTTTTGTTCAGAAAAACCATCCCAAACAAAAATGCCAGCAAAACAATCGTAATAATGACAAGCAGATTCTTTTTAATTACTTTCATTGCAATAATATTTTAAGTGTTGTTGATTTATTTGTTTTTAAAATTCTCATAATCAATATTTTCTGCCAGCTCTTTCCAGATAATTTATTCATGTTTTTATTCATGACCAAAGAAATCATGGCATAATTTGTATGCCTTTTCAAAATTTTCCCTGTTAATACAATATTTGATATAAGGAGGCTCGGTTTCACCTTGTATTAAACCTGCATATTTCAGTTCCTTTAAATGTTGGGACAATGCGGATCTGCCAATGGGTAGTTCTTCAACCAGATTACCACTGTAACAACAGGTATCCATCTCAGATAATTTTTTCAATATGTATGCTCTAACCGGATGACTCATTGCCTTCGCAAATTTTGCGATCTCAACAATGTCTTGTGAAAATTCTATTTTTTTAGCCATAGATATGTTTTTCAATTAACTTTTTAATTTCAATATTTGAAGAAACCAGCTCACTTATTTCAGCATCAAAACAATTATTGATTACTAATTCAATTGTCAGTTTTTCCGGTGTTTTGCACTTTGGACAATCTGTTATGTGTATTTTGATGCTCATTCTGATTGCTTTGTTTTTTTTAACTCATTTTATCATTTCGCAAAATAACGAAATGAATTTTTATACCACCAAATAAATTTTCATAATTTTTTTTAAGAGGGAATAAATTGAAATTGTCTGATTAAGAAAAAATATCCGGTTAATTGAAGGGGTAAGGTAATTTAAATGAAAAGGTGTTAACATCATTTAAAACAGAAGATTCAGGATTTATAGATTTGAATATCAGTCAGTTGGCAGAAGGGATTTATTTTGTAAACATGAACGGCATCCGGCAGTTTAAACTGGTAAAAATAAAAAGCAGGTGAATTTAGAATGAACCTGCCCGGATACGTTTAAGACGGAAAACAAAAATACAATACCTTTGCCGGTCAGGAGAATTGAATAAAATCAGCCGAAATGAATCTGTTATATGTCATCTGGAATGTTGAGCCGGAAATTTTTCCTCATTCACGAATTCATATCCGTTGGTATGGTTTGTTTTTCGTGGTGGCTTTTTATCTGGGCTATATCATCATTGAAAGAATGATGAAAAAAGAGGGAAAAGATGTCAAATTGCTCGATAATCTGACTATTTATATGCTGGTTGCCACCATAGTAGGTGCCCGTCTTGGTCATTGTCTGATTTACGAGCCTGATTATTATTTAAAGTATCCTTTGCAAATACTGAAAGTTTGGGAAGGAGGGCTTGCCAGTCATGGAGCTGCTGTGGCCATTCTGATCGCCATTTGTCTTTTTTCAAGGAAATATAAAGAATTCAGATTTTTCTGGATAATAGACCGTATCGTCATAGTGGTGGCACTTGCCGGTTTCTGGATACGTTTAGGTAACCTGATGAACTCTGAAATTATTGGCAAACCGACCACACTTCCCTGGGGCTTTGTCTTTAAAAAGCTTGAAGAGTTTGGTATTACAGGTCCTCATCATCCTTCCCAGCTATATGAAGCTTTATCCTATCTGGCTTTATTTTTTGTACTCTTTTGGTACTACCTGAAAAAAAGCAGAAAACCTAAAGAAGGCGTGATTTTCAGTGTTTTTCTCATAGCACTTTTTACCATTCGTTTTCTGATTGAATTTCTGAAAGAAAACCAGGTAGCCTACGAGAACAATCTTGTCTTAAATCTGGGACAACTACTCAGCATCCCATTTATATTACTTGGTATTGGTCTTCTGATCTATTTTAACATCAAAAAAAATCCGGCAGTTCAGCAAGAGACTGAAAAAGAATAATTTATAATAGAACCAGGTTTATTCTTATATGGCAGATATTTTTATTTAATGGCCTTTTAGCTGAATTCTTCAAAACTTCTTTGCTAAATGGAGGCAGTTTTCAGAAAATACCGATACCCGCAACCCGACACGCATCACTCATCACTCATTACTTAACGTAATATTTCAGCAGCTTTGAGTTGAATGCGGCAAAGATTCCGTAGCCGTTGTCGATATTATTATACACCTGAACAGGTTCGGAAAATGGATTTCCCTCTGAATCCCAATAGAGATAAATTGATTTTTCATAATTAAAACGGGCGGCATTCATGCTTTCAAGCACGAAATAATATGTTTTTCCGGAAAAAAAGGAATAATCTTCAAACTTAAAATTCATTTCATAGCTGTTCCCGTCAAAGTATTTATCGCTGAAAAGCAGGCCATTGGGATATTTTTTCTCGACCGAAATGTTTTCGCTTTCCAGCCAGACCTGATTAATGACACCTCCATAAATACTGTCGTAATAGTAGCATATAAACCTGTAATAGTTTTTTTCTCCTTTGGGGTCAGAAAGCCTGATATTGACAGAGGCTTTTAATGTTCCGACACTTTTTTGAAGCCAGTAATCGTAGTAAGTAGAAGAATCGACTATTTTGAATTTTTCAACATTGAAATTAATGGCCTGAGGAACGGTTTCAACTGCGCTGATGGATTTATATTTCGGATGAGAAATTTCAATTTTGTATTCATTTCCGGGTTCCGGCTTAGATCCGTAAAAATAATATCTCTGGTCGGCAGCTGCCGATGTGAGGGTTGCCAGTAAGTTATTGTTTTCATAAAGTTTAACGGTGGCATCGGTAACCATGCTGAGATTGGCATTGTCAATGACCGATAAGCTTCTGCTGACACTGAAAGCCCACACCGAATCGGGATGAAAATAGCAGTTTAAGGTGAGTTTCGGGTCTTTTATCGGAAAATCCACT
This genomic interval from Sphingobacteriales bacterium contains the following:
- a CDS encoding carboxymuconolactone decarboxylase family protein, which gives rise to MENRKSPMELLKEFAPEFAKNQMDAKALLFENEKYQAVPKKYKLLAGIAAAAVLNSDTCVRMWVKQAKEAGVTNQEITEAIMVARYMKQAVVNDTVANTLALLSEDKI
- a CDS encoding thioredoxin family protein, with amino-acid sequence MHEIKVPGTGCVNCIKLEKLCNEVVAENKWAADIEKISSYEEFEKYGIWLTPGLVVNGKVLVQGKIPTKSTLYHWLKNAIE
- a CDS encoding helix-turn-helix transcriptional regulator, with the protein product MAKKIEFSQDIVEIAKFAKAMSHPVRAYILKKLSEMDTCCYSGNLVEELPIGRSALSQHLKELKYAGLIQGETEPPYIKYCINRENFEKAYKLCHDFFGHE
- a CDS encoding DUF4249 domain-containing protein → MKNISLFIVIVLIISNLHFSCTKVEDIVDFPIKDPKLTLNCYFHPDSVWAFSVSRSLSVIDNANLSMVTDATVKLYENNNLLATLTSAAADQRYYFYGSKPEPGNEYKIEISHPKYKSISAVETVPQAINFNVEKFKIVDSSTYYDYWLQKSVGTLKASVNIRLSDPKGEKNYYRFICYYYDSIYGGVINQVWLESENISVEKKYPNGLLFSDKYFDGNSYEMNFKFEDYSFFSGKTYYFVLESMNAARFNYEKSIYLYWDSEGNPFSEPVQVYNNIDNGYGIFAAFNSKLLKYYVK
- the lgt gene encoding prolipoprotein diacylglyceryl transferase, translated to MNLLYVIWNVEPEIFPHSRIHIRWYGLFFVVAFYLGYIIIERMMKKEGKDVKLLDNLTIYMLVATIVGARLGHCLIYEPDYYLKYPLQILKVWEGGLASHGAAVAILIAICLFSRKYKEFRFFWIIDRIVIVVALAGFWIRLGNLMNSEIIGKPTTLPWGFVFKKLEEFGITGPHHPSQLYEALSYLALFFVLFWYYLKKSRKPKEGVIFSVFLIALFTIRFLIEFLKENQVAYENNLVLNLGQLLSIPFILLGIGLLIYFNIKKNPAVQQETEKE
- a CDS encoding alginate export family protein, which codes for MKQKVLIILGIIFLSIGFSYGQKDSIKVKFDLSVRYRFELWDGMNAKNYGDNSINAIGKLDDKLLYQRIIPGVTVDFTKKITAAAHLQDSRAFGWSLRNSEYPDLFKVKKAGTTTPYYKMNPGEEFFEIYDLFIEYRKILPNTTSKLGRQKIFYGDHHIFGPGDWGNTGRWTWDALKISWKKDKKTLDIFAGGTKIHDPEKLSLPFTQTEFWGGGIYGHFPIKKLLYFEPFYALKTQGSADYIKDQDIFRNWLGFRAVNPDSSALIWDFTLAKAFGNDNGKTIDAYGLFAKLGYQFHDLWAKPIISIRESYASGGKKTDSKIRTFEPAFGASDKYYGWMNIMQWSNLDDREFVLELFPVKKMWVEIKYNWFYIPVPDDVKVLNTMILQDGKHHLGDEFNTFIRWQAFKHWQFVAVFGYFWPKEIKNINNKPPENASWMALQLLFTI
- a CDS encoding formylmethanofuran dehydrogenase: MKNSNIQIPDWAFEFHGHHCPFMPIGFRMGSLALKKLGVERSFDHEMHIFSEMGVGHPQTCMQDGLMIATGATFGKSMIDKLFYGKIAATFWYPGIKGAVRIYLKNEFQDNLAPHEFFKYRKQGIEPSQIPDEVCWDIINIVLNASDEELFEVKTLPEFTYKPVKGSFAKAKCEVCGEYVFERYLRVKDGKHVCIPCSGHEPDEKVFYYPVIK
- a CDS encoding helix-turn-helix transcriptional regulator, whose protein sequence is MTQTKELTEDVVKIAEFAKAMSHPVRVYILKKLSGMNACCYSGDIAEELQIGRSGLSQHLKELKHAGLIQGHVKKPFIKYCINRENWAIAKTMFSDLFEQ